In Clostridia bacterium, the genomic window GGCTCGTCAGCGCGCGCGAACGCATAAGAAAAACCGAAAAAAAGACCCTCTCCATCGAAGAGAAGATGAACGAGATACGCGTGGTCAACCGCGCCAAGTGGCTGCTCATCAGCGAGGTCAAGATGACCGAACCGGACGCCCACCGCTACATCGAAAAGCAGGCCATGGACCGCTGCATCCCCCGCCGTCAGGTCGCCGAGGAGATAATCAAGACGTACGGCTGACGCGCCCGCCCGAATAATATAAAAAGCACCTCGATCGAGGTGCTTTTTTCGTTTTATTATCGCGGAGCGTCTTTCGTCCTTTTATCTTTCCAGACCGGCGCCCTTGTAGTAGTCGTTTTTGGCCGCGTACATCCTCTCGTCCGCCGCACGCAGGACGGAGTCGATATCGCAGGAAAACTCCTTAGCCGAAGCGCAACCGCACGAAACGGAAATGCCGTCGACGTACCGTCCCTTCCACCCGGCGCATATCTCCGCCAACCGCTCGAGACAGGCCTCGATCTCTTCCTTCGCTCCGCTTGAAACGATGCAGAACTCGTCGCCGCCGATGCGGTAGATCGCGTCGGCGCCTTCAAACGCGCGGCGCAGGCAGTCCGCGGCGCCGGTTATCAGCTCGTCGCCCGCGACGTGGCCGTGCGCGTCGTTCATGCGTTTAAGGCCGTTGATATCCGCCATTATCACCGAGCAGCCGGGATCCATCTCTTTTTCAAAGCTCTCGACGTGCTCGGAATACGCACGCCTGTTTTTCAGTCCGGTCATCCGGTCGTAGTACGCGTACCTCGTCTGAAGCTCCGCGAGCTTCGCGGCGGACTCGGAGAAAACGTAACGCTCGAATCTCTGCTTGTTGATGAAATGCCCGAGCACGACGCCCATAGACGCGATGATTACAAGCGTTGCGACGCACCAGTTGTAAGTCTTCTCCGGAATCGGCTTCAGCAGGATCACGGCGGCAACCACGTCGGCGGCGGCCGTGATGATATTCAGCAGCGTGTTGGTCACGAAGAATATCGGAGTTATCAGAACCGACGCGAAAAGCATTATCGTCATGGCGTCCGTCTGGAGCAGCGTACGCGCGATAAGTATTCCCGAGCCGAGGATCGCGAGGTAGTCCAGAAGCATCGCGAAATAAACCGTAAGCGGCTTTTTCTTCGCGATGAACTGCGCGCATAAAAACGCGAGGAGCGAAACCGCCATAGCCTCGATATAAATGCGGCGGCAAAGCAGATAGTGCTCCTGGAAAAAAGACATCGCCATGCAGAACGCGCCGTACAAAAACTGAGCCGCCGCCCAGATCACGGCGAACCTCCGGTTATCGCCGAGTATATGCGATCGGATGCTCTGCAGGTTGTCTACAGAGGAAATATCAAATAAGAATACGGCTTTCAGTTTTTTTCTCACTTCTCAGCGTTCCTTCGGTTGATTCTTTTGCGCCGTGCGTCCCGTACGGATCAGACGGCACTATACACGTTTATTATAGCTTATACCGCCGAATAACGCAACCCCTTCCGGCAAAATAAAAACAACAAATGCGTTAGGGCGTGCAAATCAAGGATACGCCGGTCTTAAAAAGGATCTTTTCGCGCCGGTCCGCGTTGAAACCGCTCGGAATACATACAGTATTCCATCGCGCTTTCGCCTTGTCCGACACAAAAATCTCTCTTTTTAAGATGCGGAGCAGTTTTGAACGAGATGTTTATCGTTCAGGCAAAACAACAAAACAGCGGTCATAC contains:
- a CDS encoding diguanylate cyclase; the encoded protein is MRKKLKAVFLFDISSVDNLQSIRSHILGDNRRFAVIWAAAQFLYGAFCMAMSFFQEHYLLCRRIYIEAMAVSLLAFLCAQFIAKKKPLTVYFAMLLDYLAILGSGILIARTLLQTDAMTIMLFASVLITPIFFVTNTLLNIITAAADVVAAVILLKPIPEKTYNWCVATLVIIASMGVVLGHFINKQRFERYVFSESAAKLAELQTRYAYYDRMTGLKNRRAYSEHVESFEKEMDPGCSVIMADINGLKRMNDAHGHVAGDELITGAADCLRRAFEGADAIYRIGGDEFCIVSSGAKEEIEACLERLAEICAGWKGRYVDGISVSCGCASAKEFSCDIDSVLRAADERMYAAKNDYYKGAGLER